Within Spinacia oleracea cultivar Varoflay chromosome 4, BTI_SOV_V1, whole genome shotgun sequence, the genomic segment TGGAACAGTCAGGTGGCCCCGGCAAAGTGACAGACCAGATTCAATGAAGGACATGAGCAAATGGTGTGATTTCCACCGCGACAACGGTCACAAAACCGAGGAGTGCATCTCCCTCAAAAAGGAGGTCGCATTTCTCCTAAAACGAGGGCATTTGAAGGAGCTGCTGAGCGACAAAGGGAAGGAAACATTCAACAAGGAACAGACCTCCCAACCCGACCCGATGACGAGCAACGACCGACCTGAACCACCTACGTTCAACAAAGTGGTAAATGTTATTTCTGGTGGATCAGATATTTGTGGACTAACCTCTTCCGCAGCTAAAAAAATCAACAGAGGAGAATCAGGAGCCATCGAAGAGGGGAAGACAGAGGATGAAATCATATTAAACAAGTCCTTGACAGCAATGGCCATCACCTTCGACGACCCAGATTCAGTAGATACACAACGAGAGCACCATGACGGCCTGGTAATATCACTTCCAATAGGCAACGCCCTGATCAAAAGGATATTGGTCGACAATGGAAGTTCAGCAAACGTGTTATTCTTGGAGGCGCTGCAGGAAATGGGACTCGAGGAAAAGAACATCATTAAGAGATCGACGGTCCTGGTAGGGTTCAGTGGAGAATCATTGCGAACTGTTGGAGAAATATCATTGCCCACCTATGCAGAAGGAGTCAACGTCATGACGAAATTTAACGTCGTCGATTGCCCGTcagcatacaatgtcatcttgggGCGACCATTGATCCACAAAATGAGAGCAGTACCCTCGACGTACCACCAGTCAATCAAATTCCCGACCAAATGGGGggtcatggaaatcaaagggCAGCAAAAAGATGCAAAGAAATGCTACGAAACCGCACTGAAACCATCAAAATcctccatctagcaattacagccCGGGTCGACCACAGATGAGCCAGACGATCAACAGATCGACGAGGTAGCGTTAGACCCGACGAAACCAGACCAAGTCGTAAGGATCGGAGCTTCGCTGCCTGACGACATCAGAAGTCAGCTAGTGTCGTTCCTAAGAGAAAACTTGGACTGCTTCGCCTGGTCGCACGAAGACATGACAGGAatcagcccagacgtcatcaccCATAAGCTCAACGTCAACCCCAACTTCAAACCAGTAAAACAGAAACGACGGAAATTCTCACCAgaaaggaataaaatcatagacgaaAAAGTTCAAAAATTGATAGACTCAGGGAAGATTAGAGAAGTCAAGTATCCGGATTGGTTAGCAAACGTCGTCGTCGTTGGGAAGAAGAACGGCAAATGGAGAGTGTGCATCgacttcaccgacatcaacaaagcatgccccaaagatccATTCCCACTGCCACACATAGACGCCATGGTCGACGCCACCGCCGGTCATGAGTTACTCAccttcatggacgcctattcAGGATACAACCAGATACTTATGCACCCAGAAGACCAAGAAAAAACTTCTTTTGTAACAGATAGAGGAATTTATTGCTATAAagttatgccttttggtcttaaaaatgcTGGTGCAACGTACCAACGACTGGGTAATAAGATGGTCAAAGATCAGCTTGGAGACACGATGGAGGtgtacatcgacgacatgctagTGAAATCAAAGAAAGCGAACGACCACGTGGAACACCTGCGACAGTCGTTCGAAATTCTAAGGAAGTACGGTATGAAACTTAACCCAACTAAATTTTCTTTTGGAGTGTCGGCAGGTAAATTTCTAGGCTACATCGTCACCCAACGAGGGATCGAGGCCAGCCCCGACCAGATACGAGCAATCATCAACATCCAATCACCCAGGAACATAAAGGAGGTACAACGCCTGACAGGACGGGTGGCGGCATTAAACCGCTTTATATCTCGATCGTCGGACAAATGTTGTCTATTCTATGACCTCTTACACAAAAACAAAGGCTTCAGTTGGACCGACGACCATGAAACAGCTTTGCAAAACTTAAAAATAATATCTGATGATGCCACCCCTCATgtccatgaaggaaataatgcccttggtccaagtatgcattctatgttaagtctaataaatgcggttcagtattaattaacaagttaataattcagtgagatcaagtgagctgaatgcctagctagaggccgcttcagttcaagtggaattaatgatattaatccacagcttactcttgactgaacccgtagggtcacacaaatagtacgtaaacggatcaagtatttaatggcattaaatactccatctatgaatattcggaaccgacggatcttggtttcagtgggagctaagatcgtcacaggcaagaaatgaatactccggaaacgatgatattgccggaaacggaaatatggatcgtatcggaaatatgaatattatccaagtcgtagatgttgccggaaacggaaacatggtacgtatcggaaaatattattggaaatggaaatattaccagaatcggaaatattgccggaaacggaaatattgtcagaatcggaaatattgccggaatcggaaaataattccggaaacggaaatattaaatatttgttcgaaacggaaattaattccggaatcggaaatattaaatattgttcgtatcggaaatagattccggaaatggaaatttaatcggaagcgtatcgtacgaattagcatcggacgaggcttgccggacgaaggcccagcacgaagccggggccatcgcccagcaagcgtgcgcgccacaagcccagccaaggcagcgcccaggcctaccgcaaggcaggcccagcgcgcgccaagggccacggctgcgtgggccgtgctgcgcgggctgctgctcgcacgcatgggcagcccttgtggctgccgtgtgtgtgtgagtttgtgctcatgcatgattcctgaatctgcaagagtcagtgtatgattaaatgtctattcctaattggataaattaattaaatagaattcatgtaggattctaattccaattaattcgcatcctactaggattacgattccttttccataactctataaataaaggcctaggggtcataatttatacagaagtttcaaagtattcaaaagtgagtttttgagagaaaattaaaacacatcttgctcataaaagtgccgaattttctagtaccttaagggcggttctagttggtcaatcttaaggcggatccggacgtgctgtggactatctacggagggacgacacttggagtcctaaaagacttgttcttgttcggttcgggcgcagctagggaaggcacgcaacaaagagtatgcatctaattatgctatatgattatgtgtaaataatatgtttcctgggttaatggttgtttccgcatgatctatgtaaatgtcatatgtatcataacctaacagtggtatcacgagccccttattattttcataatctaaattgcatgaacatggttaaatattacaaatttgcaagaattaaaaggggtgattaattttcgtaattgttaattaattgcaaattgcgtttatttaattatatgtacgcagttttttcggcagtttcttcattactcatccgaattgagtgatttttgtgtcaattccgcatgtaaaaggcattctaaaattttgacaaaaatagtttttttctgccgaacccagaattctcaaattcgaagcctaactatgacttttcgaaggttttagtttttcgaatgcaaaatttcgtaaatttaagatgttaaattaaatatttgcgattcctgttgataaatcttgaatttttgattgacctactgcatatgtttaacaagtttgaatgcctagtcttgttaattatgcaatctaatttgtaattatgattaatttgttgaaaattagaataatttagaattaatttgattttcataattaagtgtaatttaattagaaacctatgattaaaaaccaccataaaaattgtaaatttacgataaattttaaatttttatgacctagacttgaatccataacaatcggaaatcaattggataataaattttcgatttttcgccctaaaattatgaaattaataatatttattaatttgtcattaattttaaatataaattttaaattttatgcgattcgttcaaataacttgcacgcacgaagcaatggacgcttcgtgttacccttaaggggtgttgtataatgcgggcatgcgacgacgagcaagggagctcgtcgcccgtgcggcacgaatgcaatgagcaagggcgtagtgcacgagcacaaggcagcagccctgccttgtgtcgtgtgccacgagcaatgaacgaatgggcatgggcgaagggcgagccaaggcagtcgcgtgtgggcagcaagcgagctgcgccacaacgcgcgctgcctcgcacaagtgcgcgcagcctcgcgcgcagcgagcgcaagctcgcgtgccacgagcgctgcgcccagcactgctcgcgcgcgcagcgcgcgatgtcgctcgccaagcgagcgatgtcgcgcaccagcgagcgatggctcgcgccagcgagcgatggctcgcgcgcgcagcgcgcgatgtcgctcgcccagcgagcgatgtcgcgccccagcgagcgatggct encodes:
- the LOC110799872 gene encoding uncharacterized protein, which produces MASQRPAGGSSDRRSYTPRNNNWRHQPYNRQNQVQNVNQYDDTNNVYRNERVDHPNISEYGFNVDIEGVVNALQNVGGTVRWPRQSDRPDSMKDMSKWCDFHRDNGHKTEECISLKKEVAFLLKRGHLKELLSDKGKETFNKEQTSQPDPMTSNDRPEPPTFNKVVNVISGGSDICGLTSSAAKKINRGESGAIEEGKTEDEIILNKSLTAMAITFDDPDSVDTQREHHDGLVISLPIGNALIKRILVDNGSSANVLFLEALQEMGLEEKNIIKRSTVLVGFSGESLRTVGEISLPTYAEGVNVMTKFNVVDCPSAYNVILGRPLIHKMRAVPSTYHQSIKFPTKWGVMEIKGQQKDAKKCYETALKPSKSSI